The Thalassotalea psychrophila genome window below encodes:
- a CDS encoding formimidoylglutamate deiminase, whose protein sequence is MMKLFAENILLASGWQQNKTLHIDNGLIKAITDGQDKDAELAKGAVIPGMVNCHSHAFQRGFAGFSEQGSESNDSFWTWRKIMYQFLDNISTEQAEIIAKQLYIEMLKAGYTRVAEFHYLHHDKCGANHQQLAAMAKAIFNAAGDTGIGLTMLPVMYRFSGFGPLEPNDGQKRFINSIEQFNQLVSDCFVMAKDNDNANVGIAPHSLRAVDKESLVAAVKHVRSLDEKAPVHVHISEQQKEVQDCLAHYGKRPVQWLLDNMELDQHWCLIHATHIDEQEVAGIIKTKAIAGICPTTEANLGDGIFPTTEFMAQGGQVAIGSDSHISVSAIEEIRLLEYAQRLIKQQRAILANSETRSVGQNLWQHTAKAGALSTSSNTGELAIGKQADLLVLDESKTRLFANQNKFILDSMMFASQNNPITDVMVNGNWCVVGGEHAEQTSSADEFAQVLKDLGNNR, encoded by the coding sequence ATGATGAAACTATTCGCTGAAAATATTTTATTAGCCTCAGGTTGGCAGCAAAATAAAACCTTACATATCGATAACGGTTTGATCAAAGCCATAACTGATGGCCAAGATAAAGACGCTGAGTTAGCAAAGGGGGCAGTGATCCCTGGTATGGTTAATTGTCATTCGCATGCATTTCAACGAGGCTTTGCCGGATTTTCTGAGCAAGGTAGCGAAAGCAATGATAGCTTTTGGACTTGGCGTAAAATTATGTATCAGTTTTTAGATAATATCTCGACTGAACAAGCTGAAATTATTGCCAAACAACTTTATATCGAAATGCTCAAAGCCGGTTATACCCGAGTGGCAGAGTTTCATTATTTACATCATGACAAATGCGGTGCAAATCATCAGCAATTGGCTGCTATGGCAAAAGCGATTTTTAATGCTGCCGGTGATACTGGTATAGGGCTTACTATGTTGCCAGTAATGTATCGCTTCAGTGGTTTTGGTCCATTAGAGCCTAATGATGGTCAGAAACGTTTCATTAATTCTATTGAGCAGTTTAATCAATTGGTTAGCGATTGTTTTGTGATGGCTAAAGATAATGACAACGCTAATGTTGGTATTGCCCCACATTCACTACGTGCGGTTGATAAAGAATCATTAGTTGCGGCAGTTAAACATGTACGTAGCCTTGATGAAAAAGCCCCTGTACATGTCCACATTAGTGAACAACAAAAAGAAGTGCAGGATTGCTTAGCCCATTATGGCAAGCGACCGGTGCAATGGTTGCTAGATAATATGGAACTGGATCAGCATTGGTGTTTAATTCATGCGACTCATATTGATGAACAAGAAGTTGCTGGTATTATCAAAACTAAAGCGATTGCTGGTATTTGCCCTACTACAGAAGCTAATTTAGGCGATGGTATTTTTCCTACAACCGAATTTATGGCGCAAGGCGGGCAAGTTGCTATTGGCTCTGACAGCCATATTAGTGTGTCAGCCATTGAAGAAATTCGTTTGCTTGAATACGCACAGCGTTTAATTAAACAACAGCGCGCTATTCTAGCAAACAGTGAAACTCGCTCAGTAGGACAAAACTTATGGCAACATACTGCTAAAGCTGGCGCGTTAAGTACTAGCAGTAATACTGGTGAACTTGCTATCGGTAAACAAGCGGATTTATTAGTGTTAGATGAGAGTAAAACACGCCTATTTGCCAATCAAAATAAATTCATTTTAGACAGCATGATGTTTGCTAGCCAAAATAATCCGATAACAGATGTGATGGTGAATGGTAATTGGTGTGTTGTAGGTGGTGAACACGCGGAGCAAACATCAAGTGCTGATGAATTTGCTCAGGTGTTAAAAGATTTAGGTAATAACCGCTAA
- the ccoG gene encoding cytochrome c oxidase accessory protein CcoG — protein MVDNKKPKEVQTQTIPVKNIKVHRPKSGGVEQYKPRDQIYVRKVKGFFQNIRRKMNIFFLAMFAALPWLQYNGQQAILFDVGEQRFNIFGLTLWPQDLTLLAWICIIGAFLLFFVTTFLGRVWCGYLCPQTVWTFIFIWFEEKLEGAANKRKKLDSQQMSFNKFWRKALKHTCWLLFSLLTAITFIGYFTPMQQLTIDFFTFNATFTITLWILFFAFCTYGNAGWMREIMCLHMCPYARFQSAMFDQDTLTVSYDYNRGENRGPRGRKADPKELGLGDCIDCNLCVEVCPTGIDIRNGLQYECINCGACVDACDGVMDKMKYQRGLIRYTTETVLKGKTVHILRPKLFMYATVLVVMIGFFINDIATRVPLQLDIIRDRNALARENIDGFIENVYTLKILNKSQQQASYKIDVKGLDKHEWQGDKIVTVDAAQMNTITISIAVDPFDLENYMTDISFVIHQVEPADNDVVIKQSSVFFNKR, from the coding sequence ATGGTTGACAATAAAAAGCCTAAAGAAGTACAAACTCAAACAATACCAGTTAAAAACATTAAGGTTCATCGCCCTAAATCTGGTGGTGTTGAGCAATATAAGCCGCGTGATCAAATTTATGTTCGCAAAGTGAAAGGCTTCTTCCAAAACATTCGTCGTAAAATGAATATCTTCTTTTTAGCAATGTTTGCCGCACTTCCTTGGCTGCAATATAACGGTCAACAAGCTATTTTATTTGATGTTGGTGAGCAACGGTTCAACATTTTTGGCTTAACCCTTTGGCCGCAAGATCTAACCTTACTCGCCTGGATTTGTATTATAGGTGCGTTTTTACTGTTTTTTGTTACTACCTTTCTGGGTAGGGTTTGGTGTGGTTATTTATGTCCACAAACCGTGTGGACCTTTATCTTTATCTGGTTTGAAGAAAAGCTTGAAGGTGCAGCGAATAAACGTAAAAAACTTGATTCACAACAGATGAGTTTTAATAAGTTCTGGCGCAAAGCACTTAAACATACCTGTTGGCTACTATTTTCGTTATTAACCGCGATAACCTTTATTGGTTATTTTACGCCTATGCAGCAGTTAACTATCGACTTTTTCACCTTTAATGCAACGTTTACGATCACTCTTTGGATCCTGTTTTTTGCTTTTTGTACCTATGGTAATGCAGGTTGGATGCGTGAAATTATGTGTTTGCATATGTGCCCATACGCACGTTTCCAGTCAGCAATGTTTGATCAAGATACCTTAACCGTTTCATATGATTATAACCGTGGTGAAAACCGAGGACCAAGAGGTCGTAAAGCCGACCCTAAAGAGTTAGGGTTAGGTGATTGTATCGATTGTAATCTTTGCGTTGAAGTATGTCCTACCGGTATTGATATTCGTAATGGCCTGCAATATGAGTGTATAAACTGTGGTGCCTGCGTTGATGCCTGTGATGGCGTGATGGATAAAATGAAGTACCAAAGAGGCCTTATACGCTATACCACTGAAACTGTATTAAAAGGCAAAACCGTTCATATTCTTCGTCCTAAATTGTTTATGTATGCCACTGTTTTAGTTGTAATGATTGGTTTCTTCATTAATGATATTGCCACTCGTGTGCCACTGCAGTTAGATATTATTCGAGATAGAAATGCGCTTGCTCGAGAAAACATTGATGGCTTTATTGAAAATGTTTACACCTTGAAAATTCTGAACAAGTCACAACAACAAGCAAGTTATAAAATAGATGTTAAGGGCCTAGACAAGCACGAATGGCAAGGTGATAAAATTGTTACTGTTGACGCTGCACAAATGAATACTATTACTATCAGCATTGCGGTTGACCCATTTGATTTGGAAAATTATATGACAGATATATCTTTTGTTATTCATCAAGTAGAGCCTGCTGATAATGATGTAGTCATTAAACAAAGCAGCGTATTCTTTAATAAACGATGA